One Thermoanaerobaculum aquaticum genomic window, CGGGCCCCCGCCAGAAGCGCTAGGCGGTTTTTCCGCAAGGTCAAGGTCCGCTGCCAGGCCAGCAGCAGGTGACGCCAGGCGTCCTCCAGGCGGCGGGCCTGGCGCTCCAGCTGCGCCACCACCAGCTCCGCCGCTTGTGTGGGGGTCGCAGCCCGGATATCAGCCGCAAAGTCAGCAATGGTGAAATCAATTTCGTGCCCCACCCCGGAAATCACCGGAACCGGGGAGGCGGCAATGGCCCGGGCCACCACTTCCTCGTTAAAAGCCCAGAGGTCCTCCAGCAAGCCCCCGCCCCGCACCACCAGGATCACATCGAGCGTGCCGAGCTTTCCCAGGTAGCGAATGGCGCGGGCAATTTCCCCCTCGGCGCCCTTGCCCTGCACCCGCACCGGGTACAAAAGCACCGAAAGGTGCGGCCAGCGGGAAAGCACCTTCAGCACGTCGCGCACCGCCGCCCCCGAAGGGGAGGTCACCAGGCCAATGCGCTGGGGGAGCTCCGGCATGGGGCGTTTGCGTTCGGGGGCAAAAAGCCCCTCGGCTTCCAGCTTGGCCTTGAGCTGCTCAAAGGCCAGCTGCAATTCCCCAATCCCCTCCGGCACCACCTCCTGCACGATAAGCTGCAAGCTGCCCCGCTGCGGGTAAACCTCAAGCACACCCCGCACCAACACCGAAAGCCCGTCGGCCAGCTTGAAGCGCAGGCGGTCGGCACGGGAGGCCCACATCACGCAGGAAAGCTGCCCATCCGCATCCTTCAAGGTGAAGTAGCGGTGCCCCGAGGAAGCCACCTTCACCCCCGAAAGCTCACCCCGCACCCACACTTCCCCAAAGGCCGAAAGCTGCGCGTTAATGGCCGCCACCAGCTCGGAAACCTGGTAAACCTTCACCCCCGGGCCTCCATTTGGGCGTAAGCCCCACCCATCAGCACAAACGTGAGGTACTGGATTTCCGCGTCCCAGAAGTTGTACTCAAAAAGCCCGGCGGTGCTGATGGCAGCCACCGCCGAAAGGGCGGCTGCCACCGCGGCCCTGGGAACACCGGTAAGCTGCGGCAAGCGACGCCAGGTCTGAGAAAAAAAGGCAGCCAAAAGCCAAAGGTAAGCCGCCAAGGCCACCAAGCCTCGCTCCGCAGCAATTTGCAAAAGGTTGTTGTGGAGGTGCGGTACCCGGTAGCGCGGGGCGTCGTCCCGCCGGTAGAGCGGGTACAGCTTGGGGACCATGTCCAGCCCCACACCGGTCAAGGGGTAATCGCGCACCATCTGCAAACCCGAGTAAACCATACACAAGCGGTCGAAGTTGGCAGGTTGGCGGAGGTCCAGCATGGACCACAGGCGGTCGCGCACGCTTTCGGGAAACACCAGCAAAACCGCCAGCGCCAAAAGGGGGTAGAGCCAAAGCAAGCGCCGCCGCCAGCACGCCGCCAGCACCAACACCCCAACCCCTAGCCCCACCCACACGTTTCGGGTGTAGGACAAAAACAGCGCCACCAACGCCAGGCCGGCCGGAACGAGGAAGAAAAACCTGCCACGAAAGTGCGAAAGCAGTGCCAGGGCGAGAAGCACGCAGAACGCCAAAAGCAACCAGCCGGCGTAAGTCATGTAGTGGGAAAGGGGGCCGCGGATGCGCATGGTAAGCGAGTCGTACCCGTGCCCGTACTGCCACAAGCCCCACAGGCTGAGGACCCCTGCCATGCCGGCCAGCCCCCAGGCTAAAAGGCCCCAGGCCCGCTCATCCATGAGGTTGGCCGCCAAGGGGATCAGCAGAAACACCAAAAGCCGGGGGAGCTGCCGCCAGCTCGTGGTGGGGTCCAAGGAAAAAAGCGCGGAAAGCACCGAGGCTCCCCAAAAAACCGCAATGGGGCCCAAAAGCGGCCAAATCCAGCGCTTCCCGGAAAGCTCCCCGCGCCGCAAGGCCCACCAAGCGGCTAGCGCCGAGGCCAAAAATAAGGGGTTGGCAAGCCCCAGGCGGGAGGAAAAGACCGCTCCCGCCACCAGAAACCCCGAGGCCCACGCGGCTTTCCGCACGGTTTACTGGCTGGCGGCGGGCAGGGCCTCGTCCACCAGCATCACCGGAATGTCGGAAACCACCGGGTAGGTCAAGCCGCAGCTTTGGCACCGCAACCCCTGCTCCACCACCGGCTCCTCATCCCGGAACTTCTCCCGGTAGCGGGCCACCAACAGCGCACAAACGTCGGGGGCAAGCGCCACCACCTCCAGCTCCCCCTGGCAGGCAGGGCAAATGAGCAAATCCAAGAGCTCGCGATCTAAAGCCATGCTCACCTCCTTGCCGATGCTAGCACCTCCTTGCCGGCTCCCGCAGCATAAGGCATCATCCTCAGGTGCGGGTTTTACACCTGGTGGCCGCCGATCGCTGGACGGGAGCAGCTGCTACCGCGCTGCAAGCCGTGGAGGCTTTGCGACAGGCGGGCGTTGACGCTCACTTTGCTTTTCGCCCCGGCAGGAACTTAGAAACCAGGCTGGCAGGACTCCCCTGGGCCCACCCCATCCTGGAAAAGGAAAGGTCCTGGGCCTCCCTGCGCCGGGTGCTTTTCAGCGTGCGTTCCCTCATGGCCGAATTCCACGTGGTTCACACCCATTTGCCCCACGATCACCTGCTGGCCTGGTGGATCCGCCGCTCGTTGCCCCAAAGGCCGGTGCTGGTGCGGTCGGTACACCACCCTTCCCACCTCCGCCCGGATCCTTACCATCGCTTGCTGTTTGCTGCGGTGGCCGGCGTGGGCTTGAGCCACTCGGAAATGGAGGAAAAAGCCCGCAGGCTAGCCCCCAAGGCGGCCATCCGCGTTTTACCCTTGGCTTTGGAACCGCGCTTTGCACCGCGGCCCGATCGGGCTCAGGTGCGTGCCGAGCTGGGCATTCCCCCGGAGGCCTTCGTGGCCGGCACGGTGGGCAAGCTGGACCCCAGCCGCGGGCAAGACCTGCTGCTTTTGGCTCTGGGGGCGGTGCCCAACGTGTGGGGGCTGGTGGTGGGCAAGGGGCCCTTCCTGCCGCGTCTGGAGAAGCTTGCCAAAAAGCTCGGCATTGCCCAGCGGGTGGTTTTCCCCGGTTACCACGAGGAGGGCCTGGAGCGTTTTTTCAACGCCATGGACGTGTTCGTCTTCCCCGAGCCGGGGTCCGACTGGGCCCACCGGGCGGTGGCGGAAGCGGCCGCCTGCGGGGTGCCTTCGCTGGCGGTGGACGTCCCCGGCATCCGCGATTTGGTGGTTCCCGGCATCACCGGGGAGCTGTGGCCCCGGGGGGATGCGGCAGCCCTCGCCACCCTTCTTGCCCAGTGGCAGCAAAACCCCGAGCTTCGGCAAAAGGCCGGGGAAAAGGCCCGGGAGCGGGTTTCCGGCCTCACCCCCCAGGCCCTCAGCCAAGAGCTCCTCACGCTTTACCGAGAGGCCGGCGCTTAAGGGCAGCTAGATAGGTTCGGCAAAAAAGAAAGAGCGGCCCCCTTGGGCCGCCGGAAAAAAGGCAGCCACGGAGGGCTGCCCCTACTTGGCGTATTCCACGGCGCGGGTTTCGCGGATGACCGTGACCTTGATTTGCCCGGGGTAGGTGAGCTCCTTTTCGATGCGCTTGGCGATGTCCCGGGAAAGCCAGACCGCCTCGTCGTCGGAAATGCGCTCCGCCTCCACGATGATGCGCAGCTCCCGCCCGGCCTGGATGGCGTAGGCCTTTTGCACCCCGGCAAAATCCCCGGCGATGGCTTCCAGTTGGGCCAGGCGCTTGAGGTAGCTCTCCAGGATTTCCCGCCGGGCTCCGGGGCGGGCAGCGGAAATGGCGTCCGCGGCGGTGACGATGATGGCTTCCAGGGTGCGGGGGTCCACATCGCCGTGGTGGCACTCCATGGCGTGGATGACCTCCTCGCTTTCCCCGTACTGGCGCAGCAAATCGCGACCGATGGTGAGGTGCGTGCCCTCCATTTCCCGATCCACCGCCTTGCCGATGTCGTGCAGGAGCGCGGCTCGCTTGGCCACCTTGACGTTGGCCCCCAGCTCCTCGGCCAGGTGGGCGGCAATGCGCGCCACCTCCTTGGAATGGGCCAGGATGTTTTGCCCGTAGGAGGTGCGGTACTGGAGCCGGCCCAAGAGCTTCATGAGCTCGGGGTGGAGGTCCGGAAAGCCCATTTCCATGGCGGCTGCCTCCCCGTCCCGGAAGATCTTTTCCTCCAGCTCCGCTTGCACTTTGGCCACCACCTCTTCGATGCGGGCGGGGTGGATGCGGCCGTCGGCCATGAGCCGCTCCAAAGACAGGCGGGCCACCTCCCGGCGCAAGGGGTCAAAGCAGGAAAGCGTCACTGCCCCGGGGGTGTCGTCCACGATGAGGTCCACACCGGTGGCGTTTTCCAGGGCACGGATGTTGCGACCCTCCCGGCCAATGATGCGGCCCTTCATTTCATCGTTGGGCAGGTCCACCACCGCCACCGTGCTTTCCGCCACGTACTCGGCGGCAATGCGTTGAATGGCGGTGGCGATGATCTTGCGGGCGCGGTTGTTGGCTTCCTGCTGGGCTTCCTCCTCGATGCGGCGGATGAGCTTGGCCGCCTCCATGCGGGCCTCGTTTTCCATGGCCCGCATGAGCTCCTGTTTGGCCTGCTCCGAGGTGAGCCCTGCCACCCGTTCCAGCTGGGTGCGGGCTTCCGCCACCATGGCGGCCACCGAGTCCTCCTGCAGGGAAATTTGCGTTTCCCGCAGGGAAAGCCTTTCTTCTAAGGACTTGAGCTCGGCTTCCTTGCTTTCCAAGGCCCGGGCTTTGTCCTCCAGCTCCCGCTGTTTCTCGTTGAGCCGCCGCTCCAGGCCCACGAGGTCGTCCCGCACCAAGCGGGTTTCCCTCTCAAACTCGGCCCGAGCTGCCAGGAGCTTCTCCCGGGCGGCAATTTGCGCGTCCCGAACGATCTGTTGGGCCTCTTGTTCAGCAGCAGCTAACAGCTTGCGCGACAGCTCCTCGGCTTCCCGCTCCCGGCTCTCCGCTTTCTTGCGCAACCGCAAGGAAGCCAAGACAAGCGCCACACCCACAACAATGAGGATCCCCGCCACAGCCAGCATCACTGTGGAACCCATGTTGCCCCCCTTTCAAGGATCGAAAGGCACGCGGGGGGACGCGAGGGCGGGGTTTTCAGCTTAAGTTTGGCCCCCGCAACGGCCGTGTGAGCAATCCTATTTGAACCTGTACGCCACAGGTTGGGCGCCTACCCACCATCCGTCACTCGCCGCATGGCTCGATCGGGGTGGCAGGACCCGGCACCCCGCAAATAGGTGTTGGTCCAAGGATAGTTTCGCTCATCACTTGCCGCGCAGGGGCCTCCAACCTCGCTGCCGGGCGCCTCATGACGAAACCCCCAAGGCAGCGTCAAGCTTCGCAATTAACCCTTCCACACGCTCCCGAATCTTTTCGGTCCGCGTACCAGGATCCGTTTGTTGCTCGCGGAACAGCTCTTCCGCGATATTCAGCGCCGCCAGCACCGCAAGCTTCGCGGAGTCCACCTGGGGTAGATGCTGGGCCAGCTGCCGCATGCGGCGGTCCACGAAGGCGGCCAGCTTCTCCACATCGCTGCCCTCATGGGTGGACCGCAGGCGGTAGCGCCGCCCGTAAATTTCTACCTCGGTGGACGCCTCGGCGGCCATCCGTTTCTCCTCCGGCTTTCAGTATACACCCAGTCAAGACCCGGAGGGAGGCGGCAAGTTAGCGTTGGTTCAGGACTTGGCGCGAGGGGGTTGGGACGCCGGAGGCTGCGGTCGGGACTCCATATGCACTTGCCCTTCCAGGTGCGCCCCTTCCACCACGTGTAGCGATGGGGTGAAGAGATCCCCCTTCACCGAACCCGAAGCTAAAAGCTCCACCAGCTGCAGGGCGTGGACGTTGCCCACCACCTCGCCGGCAACTTTCACGGTCCGGCCTTTGATTTCTCCCTGCACCTTGGCCCCTTCCGCCACTTCCACGGGACCATCCACGGTGACGTTGCCCTCCACCTGCCCTTCGATCCGCACCCCGGCGGTGCCTGCCAGCTCACCCTTCAGGCGCGACTCCTTGGCAATAACCGTGGAACCTGCTACAGAACGGGTTTCATGGGGATGCTCGCGAACCAGGCCGGCCACAGGAACCTCCAAAAAAATGGAGCGGGCAACGGGATTCGAACCCGCGACTTTCAGCTTGGGAAGCTGACACTCTACCAGCTGAGTTATGCCCGCTCGCCGGTGCTTCCCACCGCCAAAAAATCTAAACGAGCCCCCCTTGGGTGTCAAGCACAGCTAGAAAACCGCGCACCAAAGCACCTTCAGGTGGCGGGATTCGGGGCAAAAGAGGGAAACCGGGTGGTCGGCCCCGGCCCCCCGCCGCTCCAGCACCCGCACCTCCCGCCCCGCGTCCAAAGCGGCAGACAGCAGGGCGCCTTCCAGCTGCTCCACGCTCACCCGGGCGGAACAGGAGCAGGTCAAAAGCATGCCCCCTTCCCGTACCAGCTTGAGGGCCTGAAGGTTGATGTCGCGGTAGCCGGAAAGCCCGCGGGCCTGTTTTTCCGCGGACTTCACAAACGCAGGGGGGTCCACCACCACCCAATCGAACTTCTCTCCCCGCAGGGCCAGGTTGCGGGCCACGGCAAAGGCGTCGCCCTGCACAAATTCGCCCTCGCTAGGAGAAAGCCCGCTGGCGTGGTAGGTGCGCTGGGCCAGCTCCAGCGCCCTTTTGGAGCTTTCCACGTTCACCACCTGCCGCGCCCCTCCTACCCGGGCAGCCACCCCAAAGCCACCGGTGTACGCAAACAGGTTGAGAACCCGGGCCGAGTGGGCCAACTGCGAGAGCAGCAGCCGGTTTTCCCGTTGATCGAGAAAAAGCCCGGTTTTTTGTCCGCCCAAAAGATCGGCCAAAAGCCGCCAGGTGTACTCCCGCACCAGCACCGGTTCAGGGGGCACTGTGCCTTTGAGCACCTCTACCCCCGACCCCGAGGCCCGCCGGCAGAGAACGGTTTCGGCTCGCGAAAGCTTCGAGGCTTCCTCCACCAGGAACGGGAGGTAGCTCTCCCATACCGGCTCGTAAAGCTCGAAAACCAGAAAGCAGCCGTACACGTCCGCCACCAGGCCAGGGACCCCATCCCCTTCGGCGTGGAGAAAGCGAAAGGCCTCGGTATGCCTCCGCACCACCTCCCGAACCCTCCAGGCGTTGGCCAAACGCCGCCGCAAAACCGAAGCGGTCCAGGGCTCCGGGCCAAAGGTGACCATGCGCAAAGCCAGGGAACCCTCGGAAGCTGCCGGCAGGGCCACCCCCAAAAGCTCCCTTTGGGCGGAAAAAACCGCCACCGGTCCTTTTTTATCGGGAAGCGGCGTGGCCAGAGCCCCACGGTAAACCCACGGGTGCCGGCGGCGGCAGGGTTCTTCCTTACCGGCCTTGAGCTGCACTTCCCCCACCAGGGCAAAGGGGTTCACCGCTCCCCCCGCAGACGGGCCTGGGCGACCATGGCCTCCAGCACCAGACGCGCCACCGAAATGCCGGTGGCCCGGGCAAAGTGCTTCCAGCCGGGCGTGGGGTTCACCTCACCCACCAGGAGCGTGTCACCATCGGGCCAAAGGTCCACCCCGCAGAAGGCCAAACCCAGGGCGGCCGCCGCCGCTACGGCCAGATTGCGGAGGTGCCCATCCGCCGGGCAAGCTTCCACCACCCCGCCGCGGGCGGCGTTGCTGCGGAACTCGCCCTGGGGCGCCCGGTGGCGGGTGACGCCCAGCACCGAGCCCTGCAGCACCAATGCCCGGAAGCTTTCCCCTCCGGGCGGGCAAAAACGCTGCACCACCACCTCTTCGCCCACCCGCCAAAGGGCGTCCAGCACCGCCTCCAGCTCGGGAAGGGAGCCACAGCGAATCACCCCCACCCCTTGCCGGGAACGGCGGCTTTTCACCACCACCGGAAAGCCGAGCGTTTGGGCCGCCCTGGCCAGCACCTCGGGGTCGCTCCCCACCACCGTGGGCGGGTGCGGGATGCCGGCCAGGCTCAGGGCCTCCACCGTGCGGAGGTGGTCGCGGCCCACGCGGATGGCCTCCGGGCGGTTAAAAGGGGTGCACCCCAGCCGCTCCAAAGCCGTGATCAACGCCAAGGTTGATTCAGGACGCCAGTTCCCCACCCGCGGGAGGAACACCGGCACCTGCTGAACAGCCAGAGGCTTGCCCTCCAGGGTCACCCCTCCCGGCACCTGCGCGGCCATCTTCGTGGCATCCCAAAGGTGCACCACCACCCCCAGCTCCGGGCCCGCGGCCAAGAGCTCCTGGTAAATGGGCAGGTGGGGGGTAGCGGTGAGGACCCCCAGCTCAAGCACTGGATCCCTCCGCAACCAGCTGGCGCAGCAGCGCAATTAGGCCGTCCTCGTCAAAGGGCTTGGAAATGTACGCGTCTGCCCCAACCTCAAAGGCCCGGGCGCGGTCAGCAGCTTGCCCCATGGCGGTGAGAATCACCACCCTGGTAGTGGCGGTTCGGGGGTCCTTTTTGATCTCCTCGCAAACCCGGTAGCCGTCCTTTTTGGGCATCATCACGTCCAGGAGCACCACCTTGGGGTGGTTCTCGTGGACCTTGGCCAAGGCTTGCTCACCGTCGGCTGCCACATCCACGGTAAAGCCTTCCATTTCCAGGATGAAGGAGAGGGTCTCCCGGATGGCAGGCTCGTCATCCACCACCAGGACGTCCAGCACCTTACCCCACCGCTACCCGCAGGCTCACCGTGGTTCCCTGCTCCGGCTGCGACACGATTTCCAGCGACCCACCGTGCAGCTCCGCCACCCTCTTGGCCACCGTCAAACCCAAACCCAGGCCCTTGGGTTTGCCCGTGAGCAGGTTCCCCCCCTGGAAGAACGGCTCGGTGACCTGGGGGAGGTCCTCCGGGGCAATGCCCACGCCGTTGTCCTCCACCCGGAACTCCACGAAGTTTTGCCCTGCTTTGCGCACCGGCAAAACCGTCACCGTGACGCTGCCTTGAGGCCGCGAAAACTCCACGGCGTTTTTCAAAAGCGCGGTGAGCGCTGCGGTTAACGCTTCCGGAAAGCACATCACCTTGTCCAGGCCGGAAGCCACCTTCACCGCCACCTTAATTTGCCGCTCGGCCACCTCGCCTTTGACCGGTGCCAGCGCCTGGCGCAGGAGGTCGGCCACCGGCACGGCGGTTTTCTCCCCCACCTCCTGGGGAAGCCCCAGCGCCGCCGCTTGCAGCGCGGAAGCGATGAGATCTCCGAGGCGGGAAGCTTCCTCGGCCACGATCCCCACGAAGTTGCTCACCTTTTCCTTGGGGATTTGGTCCCAGCGGGTGAGGATTCGCGCTGCCGTTTGAATGGCCGTCACCGGGGTGTTGAGCTCGTGGGCTACCCGCCGGAGCAACTCGCCCTTGAGCTGGTCCAGCTCCGCCAGACGACGGTAGGTTGCTTCCAGCTCCTGGTTTTTGACCGAAAGCTCCTTGGCCAACGCCTCAGCTTTGGCCAACGCTTGCTGCAGCTCGCCGGTGCGCGCCGCCACCAGGTTTTCCAGGTTGCGGTTCACCTGTTCCAAGGCGTGCCAGGCCCGGGCGTTGGCAATGGCCACCGCCCCTACCGCGCCCATGATGGCGGCAAGCTCTAAGTCCTCATCCTGGAAGGGGCCGCGGCTGGCCTCCCCGTAGGCCGTGACCAAACCCCAGGCCCGGTCCTGCGCCACCAAAGGCACCGCCAAGAAGTGCTCGAACCCCAGACCCCGAACCTCATCGATCCAGGGCTCGCGGTTTTGCCCCGGTGCCAGATCGCCCAGGTCCAGGCGGAAGGCTTGCCGGCCCTCGAGGATGGCCCGGGCCGGAAGCTCCCCCTGCGCCCCCGGCCGCATTAACGGCTCCGCCGCCAGGCCCCGGCGCAGCACCTCCACCAGCTCCCCTTTGGGGTTTTCCAAGATCAAGGTGCCGGCAGTGACCTTCATGTCCACCAGGAAGCGCTCAAAAAAGGCGGTGGTTACCTCGTCGGGTTCCCGGGCCTGGGTGAGCACCTGGGAAAACACCAACAGCGCCTGCAGCTCCTCCACCCGCCGGGAGAGCTGCTTGGAGAGCTGATCCAGCCGCGCCGAAAGATCGGCCATGGCGGCGTTGGCCCGCACCGCCTCCGCCATCAGCTCCTCAGGACCCAGCTGCCCTTCGCTGGTGGTTCGAATCACCACCGGCGCTTCCACCTCCGGGGGCTTGGTGGGGATCAACGGCGCCATGGCCGCCCGCACGTTGGCCACCAACCGCGTGAGGGCATCCGCCTGGGCAGTAATACCCAGGCGGTCGGCCACCGACAGCACCGTGGCCTCGCAAATGGCGGCAAATGCCTCCAGCACTCCCTGCCCGGTGGTGGCCACGGTTTCAAACACCGGGTAGCCCTTGGGGTTGAGCAGGCGGTCCAGCTCCGCCCGCGACAAAATCTTTGGCAAATCGCGCTTGTTGTATTGAAAAACCAGCGGAATGGTCTCGGGGTCCAAACCGTTGGCCTTCAGGTTCTCCTGGAGGTTTTGCAGGGACTCGAGGTTGGCCTTCTCCTGGCCCACCTGGGAGTCGGCCACAAAGACCACACCGTCAGCTCCGGCCAAAACCGCCCGCCGGGTGGTGTTGTACTGCACCTGTCCGGGCACCGTGAACAGCTGCACGGTCAGGCGGTAGCCGCGGATCCGCCCCAAATCCAGGCCCAAGAGGTCAAAGAACAGCGTGCGGTCGGAAGCGGTGTTCAGGGTGTAAAGGCGGGTGCGGCGCTGGGGGTCGGTGACCCGATGGATGTACTGCAAGCAAGTGGTTTTCCCGCCCAGGGCAGGCCCGTAGTACACGATCTTGAGCTTGACTTGCCGGTACTGGTTATCGAACTGAACCATGTTAGGCCAACCCCGGGGTTTCGCAGGGGAGCTCAATCACAAACCGCGCCCCGCCCAAAGACGAACGCTCCACCCAAATTCGCCCACCCGAGCGGGTAACGATCTCCCGGGAGATGGCCAGCCCCAAACCGGTGCCGCCCTTTTCATCGGTGAGATCCAGCTGCCGAAAGCGTTGAAAGATGACCTCCTCCATGCCGGCGGGAACGCCGGGACCCTGGTCCTCCACGGCAATCTGCACGTGTCCCCCCGAACGATCACAGGCAATGCGCACGGTACCGCCTTCCGGGGAATGCTTGATGGCGTTGGAAATCAGGTTGGTGAGCACCTGGGAGAGCTTGTCGGCGTCCACCTTCAAGATGGCCTCAGGACAAGGCACCAACTGCAAGTGCAAGGAGCGATCAGCGCACAGGGCCTGGAATACCTCCTGCACGCGCTGCAAAAGCTCGCAAAGAGAAACCTCCTGCACGTGCCATTCCACTTCCCCGGCTTCAATCTTGGCCAGGTCCAAAAGGTTGTTGATCAGCCGGGTGAGCCTTTGCCCCTCCCGGTGGATGAGCTCGGCAAAGCGCTCCACCTCTTCGGGTTTTTGTCTCCCGTAGCGCTTGAGCACATGGGCTGCCGACATGAGGGCCGAAAGCGGGGTGCGGATTTCGTGGGAAACCCACGACAAAAACTCGCTGGCCCGGGCGTACTTTTCTTCCAGCTCCCGGGCTCGGGCTGCCAGCTGTCGCTGCCGCCCCACCCGGGTGAGGGCCGCCCGCACCCGCGCCACCAGTTCCTCGCCGCGAATGGGTTTCACCAGACAGTCGTCGGCGCCGTTTTCCAAAAGCGAGAACAGCTTTTCCGGTGAAATCACACCGGTCACCAGGATCACCGCAGTGCTTGAGAGGTTGTGGTCACCGCGGATGCGCTTCAAAAGCTCAAGGGCGTCAATCCCCGGCAGCGCCACGTCGGAAAGCACCACGTCGGCGCCGTCCGCTGAGAGGATCTCCCAGGCCCGCAAACCATCGTTAACGGCCACAATTTCAACCCCTGGCAGCCCCTCCCGCAGCAGCTCGACCTCCGTTTGGGCCAGGGCCACATCGTCTTCCACCACTAAAACCCGCGCCGATGCCAGCACGGTGGCATTCTAACAACCCCGCAAGCACCGGGTTTTGGGGTTAACGCGGCAAGCGGAAACTAGGGGCCGGCAGCCGAGGAGGAAGAGCGGGCGATTTGCTCAAAGCCCGGGCCGAAAGCCCTTGGGCCGAAACGCCCACCACCGTCATGTGCGCTTCCACGTACACGGGATCACCGGTGCGCTGGTTCACCACCGAAGCGTAGGGGAAGAGCATGGCGTCCTGGGGGCCGGATTTGATGTAAAAAACCACGCTGCCACCGGTGATGGTGGTGTTCAAACCCCACTGGGCATGACCGAAGGGGGCAATCCACGTGCTCTCCCGGGCCAGAATTTGCCCATCCGGGGCTTGCACGTCGTAACCCACTTCCACAAAATCATCCGCCAAGCTGGCCACACCCAGGTTGGTGCGGAAATCGGCGTCGTTGGAGAGCTGAGGAAGGTAAGCCAGGACCGTGCTGTCCATCCCCCACCCCGCCGGAGACCCCGGCAGCGCCTGGCCAAACTCCCCGGGGAGCGGGCCTATGGTGTAGGTTCGGGAAAACACCACAAAGTCGCACTGGGCCGAGTTGGTGGGGCAGGCGATCTTGTCCGTATCGGTCGCCACCAAAAGGGCGCCGGTGGAACCGCGGGCATCAAAGCCGTTGGGGCCCAAAACGTCCCAAAGGTTCAAGCTTTCGTAGGCCAGAAGGTCAAAGGTGACAGTGGGAACGCCTACCCGGTTGTCCCGTCCGGAGGGCAGAAACTGCAAAACGATGGGAAGGGAAAACCCGTGCGGGTTCACCAGCGTGAGATCGGTGTGCCAATCGGTGCCGTTTTTCCCGGGCGTGTTGGCCGCCGCTGGCACCACGTACATGGAGGAAAGCTCCCGCCCCTGGGCTGCCGAAGCCACCAACGCCACCACGATCAGAAACCGTTTCATCTCCCACCTCCCACGGTTTCCCTCTATGCACACGGCGTGCCATCTTGCTCCAGAGCCAGGCACCGGTGGGGCGGGATTTGTGTCCTTTCAAGAGGACGGAAGGCGGGGGTAAGCTTGGGGAAGGAGGAAGCTATGGGAAGGTTCTTGTCGCTCC contains:
- a CDS encoding hybrid sensor histidine kinase/response regulator, producing MLASARVLVVEDDVALAQTEVELLREGLPGVEIVAVNDGLRAWEILSADGADVVLSDVALPGIDALELLKRIRGDHNLSSTAVILVTGVISPEKLFSLLENGADDCLVKPIRGEELVARVRAALTRVGRQRQLAARARELEEKYARASEFLSWVSHEIRTPLSALMSAAHVLKRYGRQKPEEVERFAELIHREGQRLTRLINNLLDLAKIEAGEVEWHVQEVSLCELLQRVQEVFQALCADRSLHLQLVPCPEAILKVDADKLSQVLTNLISNAIKHSPEGGTVRIACDRSGGHVQIAVEDQGPGVPAGMEEVIFQRFRQLDLTDEKGGTGLGLAISREIVTRSGGRIWVERSSLGGARFVIELPCETPGLA
- a CDS encoding response regulator transcription factor, whose translation is MLDVLVVDDEPAIRETLSFILEMEGFTVDVAADGEQALAKVHENHPKVVLLDVMMPKKDGYRVCEEIKKDPRTATTRVVILTAMGQAADRARAFEVGADAYISKPFDEDGLIALLRQLVAEGSSA
- a CDS encoding ATP-binding protein, with translation MVQFDNQYRQVKLKIVYYGPALGGKTTCLQYIHRVTDPQRRTRLYTLNTASDRTLFFDLLGLDLGRIRGYRLTVQLFTVPGQVQYNTTRRAVLAGADGVVFVADSQVGQEKANLESLQNLQENLKANGLDPETIPLVFQYNKRDLPKILSRAELDRLLNPKGYPVFETVATTGQGVLEAFAAICEATVLSVADRLGITAQADALTRLVANVRAAMAPLIPTKPPEVEAPVVIRTTSEGQLGPEELMAEAVRANAAMADLSARLDQLSKQLSRRVEELQALLVFSQVLTQAREPDEVTTAFFERFLVDMKVTAGTLILENPKGELVEVLRRGLAAEPLMRPGAQGELPARAILEGRQAFRLDLGDLAPGQNREPWIDEVRGLGFEHFLAVPLVAQDRAWGLVTAYGEASRGPFQDEDLELAAIMGAVGAVAIANARAWHALEQVNRNLENLVAARTGELQQALAKAEALAKELSVKNQELEATYRRLAELDQLKGELLRRVAHELNTPVTAIQTAARILTRWDQIPKEKVSNFVGIVAEEASRLGDLIASALQAAALGLPQEVGEKTAVPVADLLRQALAPVKGEVAERQIKVAVKVASGLDKVMCFPEALTAALTALLKNAVEFSRPQGSVTVTVLPVRKAGQNFVEFRVEDNGVGIAPEDLPQVTEPFFQGGNLLTGKPKGLGLGLTVAKRVAELHGGSLEIVSQPEQGTTVSLRVAVG
- a CDS encoding ATP-grasp domain-containing protein, translated to MLELGVLTATPHLPIYQELLAAGPELGVVVHLWDATKMAAQVPGGVTLEGKPLAVQQVPVFLPRVGNWRPESTLALITALERLGCTPFNRPEAIRVGRDHLRTVEALSLAGIPHPPTVVGSDPEVLARAAQTLGFPVVVKSRRSRQGVGVIRCGSLPELEAVLDALWRVGEEVVVQRFCPPGGESFRALVLQGSVLGVTRHRAPQGEFRSNAARGGVVEACPADGHLRNLAVAAAAALGLAFCGVDLWPDGDTLLVGEVNPTPGWKHFARATGISVARLVLEAMVAQARLRGER